The following are encoded together in the Bradyrhizobium sp. CCGUVB1N3 genome:
- a CDS encoding HlyD family secretion protein produces the protein MSTLSYAPEQNAKTSLSPSRRAIRRAALAFAAALGVAGAAAFGHYYVTTGRYLEMTDDAYVKADSTIIAPKVSGYIAEVLVADNEPVKAGQILARIDDRDFKTALNQANADVVASQAAVKNLDTQIELQQPLIQQQAAEVEATEATLKFAQQERARYDDLMKSGSGTIQRAQQTDAALRSQTAQLQQGKAGLLAANKKVEVLSSQRSQAIAQLDHARAVEQQAALNLSYTQITAPVDGTVGARTLRVGQYVQAGTQLMAVVPLDQVYVVANFKETQLTHVRNGQPVELRVDSFHSTRLKGHVDSLSPASGLEFALLPPDNATGNFTKIVQRVPVKVVLDDQSLNGLLRPGMSAVPTINTKSTVVAERAAEKQLATRRGKPRS, from the coding sequence ATGTCGACTTTGTCTTATGCCCCTGAACAGAACGCCAAAACCTCTCTCTCTCCGTCGCGTCGGGCGATCCGTCGGGCAGCGCTCGCATTCGCCGCGGCCCTCGGCGTCGCCGGAGCTGCCGCCTTCGGCCACTACTATGTCACGACCGGCCGCTACCTGGAAATGACCGATGACGCCTATGTCAAAGCCGATTCCACGATCATCGCCCCGAAAGTTTCCGGCTACATCGCCGAAGTGCTCGTCGCCGACAACGAGCCGGTGAAGGCTGGTCAGATTTTGGCACGGATCGACGACCGCGACTTCAAGACCGCGTTGAACCAGGCCAACGCCGACGTTGTGGCTTCCCAGGCCGCGGTCAAGAACCTGGACACGCAGATCGAATTGCAGCAGCCGCTCATTCAGCAGCAGGCGGCCGAGGTCGAGGCAACCGAAGCCACTCTGAAGTTCGCGCAGCAGGAGCGCGCCCGCTACGACGACCTCATGAAATCGGGCTCGGGGACGATCCAACGGGCCCAGCAGACCGACGCAGCGCTGCGTTCGCAGACGGCACAGCTTCAGCAGGGCAAGGCGGGACTGCTCGCCGCCAACAAGAAGGTCGAGGTGCTCTCATCGCAACGCTCGCAAGCAATCGCGCAACTCGATCACGCACGCGCGGTCGAACAGCAAGCCGCTCTGAACCTCTCGTACACCCAGATCACGGCGCCGGTCGACGGCACGGTTGGGGCGCGGACACTCCGCGTCGGCCAGTATGTGCAGGCCGGAACGCAACTGATGGCGGTGGTGCCGCTCGATCAAGTCTATGTGGTCGCCAATTTCAAGGAGACACAGCTCACGCATGTGCGCAATGGCCAGCCGGTCGAACTGCGGGTCGACAGCTTCCATTCGACCAGGCTGAAGGGCCATGTCGACAGCCTGTCGCCGGCGAGCGGCCTGGAATTTGCGCTGCTGCCGCCCGACAACGCCACGGGCAACTTCACCAAGATCGTACAGCGCGTGCCGGTGAAGGTCGTGCTCGACGACCAGAGCCTGAATGGTCTCCTGCGCCCAGGCATGTCGGCGGTGCCGACCATCAATACCAAGTCGACTGTCGTCGCCGAGCGCGCCGCCGAAAAGCAGCTCGCGACGCGTAGAGGCAAGCCCCGAAGTTGA
- a CDS encoding patatin-like phospholipase family protein, whose product MLKVMREQISSVPQASTPLPYDIVALVLQGGGALGAYQAGVYEGLHEAGIRPNWLAGISIGALNAAIIAGSPEDQRVERLREFWETICACPAGWPAGEGLADALPFAFDMRSLHNAMAAMRALFQGQPGFFKPRFPSPFWSPFSGDAATSFYDTAPLQRTLEKLVDFDRLNAGEVRVSVGAVNVRTGNLTYFDTTEHKLGPKHFMASGALPPGFAAVEIEGEHYWDGGVVWNTPLSRVLSSEPRDTLTFQVDLWSARGRVPHDMMEVSSRQKDIQYSSRTRAITDQALRMQKMRQALQRAIQELPERARQDPEIRAIADMARHRAYNIIHLIYQSKIYEGQSKDYEFGLSAMRAHWQSGLDDIRRTLADPRRLDPPAPELGIVTHDVHRRD is encoded by the coding sequence ATGCTGAAGGTGATGCGCGAGCAAATCAGTTCCGTGCCGCAGGCGTCCACGCCGCTGCCATATGACATCGTCGCCCTGGTGCTGCAGGGCGGCGGAGCTCTGGGAGCCTATCAAGCCGGAGTGTATGAGGGCCTGCACGAAGCCGGTATCCGGCCGAACTGGTTGGCCGGCATTTCGATCGGCGCGCTCAATGCGGCGATCATTGCCGGATCGCCGGAAGACCAGCGGGTCGAGCGGCTGCGCGAGTTCTGGGAGACCATCTGTGCGTGTCCGGCGGGATGGCCCGCCGGCGAAGGGTTGGCCGACGCCCTGCCATTCGCGTTCGACATGCGCTCGTTGCACAATGCGATGGCGGCAATGAGGGCCCTATTCCAGGGTCAGCCCGGCTTCTTCAAGCCCCGATTCCCGTCGCCGTTTTGGTCGCCCTTTTCGGGCGATGCAGCGACCAGCTTCTACGACACCGCGCCGTTGCAGCGGACGCTGGAGAAGCTCGTCGATTTCGATCGGCTAAACGCGGGCGAGGTGCGCGTCAGCGTCGGCGCAGTCAACGTCCGCACCGGTAACCTGACCTACTTTGACACGACCGAACATAAGCTGGGACCGAAGCATTTCATGGCTTCCGGCGCGTTGCCACCGGGCTTCGCCGCCGTCGAGATCGAAGGCGAGCATTATTGGGATGGCGGCGTCGTCTGGAACACCCCCCTCTCACGCGTGCTGTCAAGCGAGCCGCGTGACACGCTGACATTTCAGGTCGATCTCTGGTCTGCCCGGGGTCGCGTTCCCCACGACATGATGGAGGTGTCGAGCCGCCAGAAGGACATCCAATATTCGAGCCGCACGCGCGCCATCACCGACCAGGCGCTGCGCATGCAGAAGATGCGTCAGGCGTTGCAGCGGGCGATCCAGGAGTTGCCGGAAAGGGCAAGGCAGGATCCGGAAATCCGCGCCATCGCAGATATGGCCCGTCATCGCGCCTACAACATCATCCATCTCATCTACCAGTCCAAGATCTACGAGGGCCAGTCAAAGGACTACGAGTTCGGGCTGAGCGCGATGCGCGCGCACTGGCAGAGCGGACTGGACGATATCCGCCGCACGCTAGCCGACCCACGTCGCCTGGACCCGCCAGCTCCCGAGCTCGGCATCGTCACGCATGACGTCCACCGCCGCGATTGA
- a CDS encoding acetoacetate decarboxylase, which yields MKPETVRTTAFAMPLTNPAFPPGPYRFVNREYFIIQYRTDPEALRRIVPAPLELTEPVVNYEFIRMPDSTGFGDYTESGQVIPVSYQGLAGSFTHQMFLNDHPPIAGGRELWGFPKKLAQPKLAVEIDTLVGTLNYGSVRIATGTMGYKHRALDTEAEARKLTAPNFLLKIIPHVDGSVRICELVRYHLEDITVKGAWTGPAALDLYSHALAPVAELPVLQVLSAKHVVADLTLGLGTVVHDYLSPGVTPQRRETRSEILIEATQADRISRNIGSLKC from the coding sequence ATGAAACCCGAGACCGTGCGCACCACAGCGTTCGCCATGCCGTTGACGAACCCGGCTTTTCCACCCGGCCCCTACCGCTTCGTCAACCGCGAGTACTTCATCATCCAGTACCGGACAGATCCCGAGGCGCTGCGCCGGATCGTACCGGCACCGCTCGAGCTGACCGAACCGGTGGTGAATTACGAGTTCATCCGCATGCCGGATTCAACGGGGTTTGGCGACTACACCGAAAGTGGCCAGGTCATCCCGGTATCCTATCAAGGTCTGGCCGGCAGCTTCACCCATCAGATGTTCCTCAATGATCATCCGCCCATCGCCGGCGGGCGTGAGCTGTGGGGCTTTCCCAAGAAGCTGGCGCAACCGAAGCTCGCGGTCGAGATCGATACACTGGTCGGCACCTTGAACTATGGCTCGGTTCGCATCGCGACCGGCACCATGGGTTACAAGCACCGCGCCCTCGACACCGAAGCCGAGGCCAGGAAGCTCACCGCGCCCAATTTCCTTCTCAAGATCATCCCACATGTCGACGGCTCGGTACGCATCTGCGAGCTGGTCCGCTACCACCTCGAAGACATCACCGTGAAAGGCGCGTGGACCGGGCCGGCAGCGCTGGACTTGTATTCGCACGCCCTCGCCCCCGTCGCCGAACTTCCGGTCCTTCAAGTGCTGTCGGCCAAACACGTCGTAGCCGACCTGACGCTCGGACTCGGCACCGTGGTCCACGACTACCTGTCGCCGGGCGTGACCCCACAACGACGCGAAACCAGGTCCGAGATCCTTATCGAAGCGACGCAGGCTGATCGGATCAGCCGCAATATCGGGAGTTTGAAATGCTGA
- a CDS encoding NAD(P)/FAD-dependent oxidoreductase — translation MRIVIIGAGFAGMYAALSAARLRDIQGASPDELEIALVAPEPTLVVRPRLYEPKPETLTAPLLDVLKSIDVVYMQGSAETVDTKSRMLQVATAKGTRKTLSYDRLVVATGSRLFRPNIPGLAEHAFSVDQLDDAIALDRHLHGLADRPARNGRDTVVVAGGGFTGIETATEMPARLRTILGKDAKPRVIIVERNGAIAPDMGAGPRPVIEDALRKLGVETRVGAGVTSLDETGVTLSNGERIETETVVWAAGIRAAPLTQQIPAERDNFGRLLVDQDLRVTSVPGVFATGDAAKAACDDVGNFALMSCQHATRMGAFAGNNAAAELLGVPTRPYHQKAYVTCLDLGEAGALFTRGWERKVEIVGEVAKKTKHEINTVWIYPPRAERAAALASADPEHVTEV, via the coding sequence ATGCGAATAGTCATCATAGGCGCCGGCTTTGCCGGCATGTACGCCGCACTTTCCGCCGCACGCCTCCGCGACATCCAGGGCGCTTCGCCCGACGAACTCGAGATCGCGCTGGTTGCGCCGGAGCCGACACTGGTGGTTCGCCCACGGCTTTATGAGCCGAAGCCGGAAACCCTGACGGCGCCCCTATTGGATGTCCTCAAGTCCATCGACGTTGTCTACATGCAAGGCAGCGCCGAAACGGTCGATACCAAGTCCCGCATGCTGCAGGTCGCTACCGCCAAGGGCACGCGAAAGACGCTCTCCTATGACCGCCTGGTCGTAGCCACCGGCAGCCGGCTTTTCCGCCCGAACATTCCCGGCCTTGCTGAACACGCCTTCAGCGTCGACCAGCTCGACGACGCGATTGCCCTCGACCGGCATCTGCACGGCCTGGCGGATCGGCCGGCAAGAAACGGACGCGACACCGTCGTCGTTGCTGGCGGCGGCTTCACCGGCATCGAAACGGCGACGGAGATGCCTGCGCGGCTTCGTACGATCCTCGGCAAGGATGCCAAGCCGCGTGTGATCATTGTCGAACGCAACGGTGCGATCGCTCCCGATATGGGCGCTGGCCCTCGTCCCGTCATCGAGGATGCCCTGCGCAAGCTCGGCGTAGAGACCCGGGTCGGCGCCGGTGTCACCTCGCTTGATGAAACCGGTGTCACGCTTTCAAATGGCGAACGCATCGAAACGGAAACCGTCGTCTGGGCGGCAGGTATTCGCGCCGCGCCATTGACCCAGCAGATCCCCGCCGAGCGCGACAATTTCGGCCGGCTGCTGGTTGATCAGGATCTGCGTGTGACGTCGGTGCCTGGCGTCTTTGCCACCGGCGATGCCGCAAAGGCAGCGTGCGACGATGTCGGCAACTTTGCGTTGATGTCCTGCCAGCACGCCACCAGGATGGGCGCCTTCGCGGGCAACAATGCCGCCGCAGAGCTCTTGGGCGTCCCGACCAGGCCGTATCACCAGAAAGCCTACGTCACGTGCCTCGACCTCGGCGAAGCCGGCGCGCTCTTCACGCGGGGCTGGGAACGGAAAGTCGAGATCGTCGGCGAGGTTGCAAAGAAGACCAAGCACGAGATCAACACGGTGTGGATCTACCCGCCGCGGGCCGAGCGTGCTGCCGCGCTGGCGTCGGCCGATCCGGAGCACGTCACCGAAGTCTGA
- a CDS encoding AraC family transcriptional regulator, translating into MNKPILHDPLEALLVAPNARHSDSPVADRRRADVEMARVLKTAPLQLASDPSNGAIAHWKHGALHDVVEPMTDHVIMTYPTGVQRLERRTGKSVAIGTARSGVVTIIPAGSSARWDIPGFVDVIQLYLPHTALERIAREANAPAPGDLLERTGHPDPVVSGLLMSAADVLEGNATLDLLFRQQLTDLLATRILAEHTGVPTTFEPIMGGLSPHALRRAVERLRSDSDTDVSLAALASDAGLSRFHFCRAFKESTGLSPHAWLRQQRLDQAMNMLRDTDASIASVAAQLGYASQTAFTAAFKKLTGETPSDWRRRLR; encoded by the coding sequence ATGAACAAGCCGATCCTGCACGATCCTTTGGAGGCTCTGCTCGTCGCACCCAATGCGCGCCACAGCGACTCGCCGGTCGCCGACCGGCGCCGTGCCGACGTGGAGATGGCGCGCGTCCTCAAGACCGCACCGCTCCAATTGGCTTCGGACCCTTCCAACGGCGCCATCGCGCATTGGAAGCATGGGGCTCTGCATGACGTGGTCGAGCCCATGACCGACCACGTCATCATGACTTACCCGACAGGCGTTCAGCGCCTGGAGCGGCGCACCGGGAAATCGGTTGCGATTGGAACGGCGCGTTCCGGAGTTGTGACGATCATTCCGGCCGGTTCAAGCGCCAGATGGGATATTCCCGGTTTTGTCGATGTCATCCAACTTTATCTTCCGCATACGGCGCTCGAACGCATCGCCCGCGAAGCCAACGCGCCCGCTCCCGGCGATCTTCTGGAACGAACCGGTCATCCCGACCCCGTCGTATCCGGGCTGCTGATGAGTGCGGCGGATGTGCTGGAGGGAAATGCGACCCTGGATCTCCTGTTCAGGCAGCAACTGACGGATCTCCTGGCCACGCGTATCCTGGCTGAGCACACCGGCGTGCCAACGACGTTCGAGCCGATCATGGGCGGGCTGTCTCCCCATGCCTTGCGACGCGCGGTCGAACGCCTGCGCTCGGACAGCGATACCGACGTGTCGCTCGCTGCGCTCGCATCGGACGCCGGGCTCTCGCGCTTCCACTTCTGCCGCGCCTTCAAGGAAAGTACCGGGCTTTCACCCCATGCCTGGCTGCGCCAGCAGCGGCTCGATCAAGCCATGAACATGCTGCGCGATACCGATGCGTCGATCGCGTCGGTGGCCGCACAGCTTGGCTACGCTTCCCAAACTGCATTCACCGCGGCGTTCAAGAAACTGACCGGCGAAACCCCGAGCGATTGGAGACGGCGCCTACGGTAG
- a CDS encoding AraC family transcriptional regulator: MSKPISHDPSTAPPVRPSAHQNDLPVSDRRAADAEMARVLHTTPFRMALDASGAGIAHWKHEPLHDVVEPMSHHVIMAYNGVTQHMERRSGRSVASGTFRPGVVIIIPEGSSSRWDIPKPVDVVQLYLPHATLKRVAEEAETGTPTDLLERTAHPDPITSRLLLSAAGVLEGNRALDALFRHQLTNLLATRLLAAHTSSPTTFQPTMGGLSPKVLLRAIERLRSDSDADVSLDALASDAGLSRFHFCRAFKESTGLSPLAWLRQHRLEQAMNMLRNTDASIVSVAVELGYASQTAFAAAFRRLTGETPSDWRRRVR; the protein is encoded by the coding sequence ATGAGCAAGCCGATCTCGCACGATCCATCCACGGCTCCGCCGGTTAGGCCCAGCGCGCACCAGAACGACTTGCCGGTCTCCGACCGGCGTGCCGCCGACGCAGAGATGGCGCGTGTGCTCCACACCACGCCATTTCGCATGGCATTGGACGCCTCCGGTGCCGGGATCGCCCACTGGAAGCATGAACCATTGCACGACGTCGTCGAACCCATGAGCCACCACGTCATCATGGCTTACAACGGCGTGACGCAGCACATGGAGCGGCGGTCAGGAAGATCGGTTGCAAGTGGAACGTTTCGTCCCGGGGTCGTGATCATCATTCCGGAAGGATCAAGCTCGCGATGGGACATTCCGAAACCTGTTGACGTCGTGCAGCTTTATCTTCCCCATGCAACGCTGAAGCGCGTTGCCGAGGAAGCCGAGACCGGCACACCGACCGATCTGCTGGAGCGAACGGCGCATCCCGACCCCATTACATCCCGATTGCTCTTGAGTGCGGCCGGTGTGCTGGAGGGCAATCGGGCACTGGATGCGCTGTTCAGGCATCAGCTGACTAACCTCTTGGCCACGCGTCTCCTGGCTGCGCACACCAGTTCGCCAACGACGTTCCAACCGACCATGGGTGGGCTTTCGCCGAAGGTCCTGCTCCGTGCCATCGAACGCTTGCGTTCGGACAGCGATGCGGACGTCTCCCTCGATGCCCTGGCTTCGGATGCCGGCCTATCGCGCTTCCACTTCTGCCGCGCTTTCAAAGAGAGCACTGGGCTCTCACCTCTTGCCTGGTTGCGGCAACACCGGCTGGAGCAGGCCATGAACATGCTGCGCAACACTGACGCATCGATCGTGTCGGTGGCGGTGGAGCTTGGCTACGCCTCTCAGACGGCCTTCGCCGCGGCGTTCAGGCGATTGACCGGGGAAACGCCGAGCGATTGGCGGCGACGCGTGCGTTAG
- a CDS encoding AraC family transcriptional regulator, whose protein sequence is MTQAGVYGERLGRPLYLKDAPSLITRSLRSAELAVTETRNDDPVRDLSGSFPSVDAYLVSLKFRDYPDCECWEDGRCIIKTDVRAGATYLYDLKRDPRYVIDKPFHSVFFYLPRSALDDMAKQSGAPRVDELDYQPGIGHDDAVVRHVGASLLEGLRRPAEANQLFIDHMMLAFTAHVAQAYGGLRRVGELARGGLAPWQVKRACERLESDLGGTFSLQQIAAEFDLSVSHFSRAFRISTGLPPHQWLLNQRVKAAKQLMTVRDLPLAEIAISVGFANQSHFTRVFSAAVGVSPGVWRREANGATGNET, encoded by the coding sequence ATGACACAAGCGGGCGTCTACGGAGAGAGGCTCGGGCGGCCCTTGTACTTGAAGGATGCGCCCTCGCTGATCACGCGCTCCTTGCGCAGCGCCGAGCTCGCGGTCACCGAAACCCGGAATGATGACCCCGTGCGCGATCTTTCGGGCTCGTTTCCCTCCGTGGATGCCTATCTTGTCAGCCTCAAGTTTCGCGATTACCCGGACTGCGAATGCTGGGAAGACGGGCGGTGCATCATCAAGACGGATGTCCGCGCCGGCGCAACGTATCTTTATGACCTGAAGCGCGATCCACGCTACGTAATTGACAAGCCGTTCCACTCCGTCTTTTTCTATCTGCCGCGCTCGGCGCTCGACGACATGGCCAAACAGAGCGGCGCTCCACGCGTTGATGAACTTGACTATCAGCCCGGCATTGGACACGACGACGCGGTCGTCCGTCATGTCGGGGCGTCGCTGTTGGAGGGGCTGCGTCGGCCGGCCGAGGCCAACCAGCTTTTCATCGATCACATGATGCTTGCGTTCACCGCGCATGTTGCCCAGGCCTATGGTGGGCTGAGGCGAGTCGGCGAACTGGCTCGCGGCGGTCTTGCGCCGTGGCAGGTGAAGCGAGCCTGCGAAAGGCTCGAGTCTGACCTCGGCGGGACTTTTTCACTGCAACAAATCGCGGCCGAGTTTGACCTCTCGGTCAGCCATTTTTCACGCGCGTTTCGAATCTCCACCGGACTGCCGCCGCATCAATGGCTGCTCAATCAGCGAGTGAAAGCGGCCAAGCAGTTGATGACTGTCCGCGATCTGCCCCTGGCCGAAATCGCAATTTCGGTCGGGTTTGCCAATCAAAGCCACTTCACGCGGGTATTCTCGGCCGCGGTCGGTGTTAGCCCAGGCGTGTGGCGCCGCGAAGCGAATGGTGCAACGGGAAACGAAACCTAA
- a CDS encoding helix-turn-helix domain-containing protein, producing MAQASTFGLRVRQQLRLRDAPPSLITRSMRGVDLAVTETQDDNPVPGLSGSVADEAYLVSLKLHNYPDCELWDHGKCVTKADVRAGTTYLYDLRSDPGFVINKPFHSLQFYLPRSALDVIAKESRTPRVGDLACQFGFGHDDKVMRHIGASLLEGLSRPAEANQLFIDHMMLAFTAHIAQAYGGLQRITVSSRGGLAAWQVKRACEKLESDLGGQLSLRQIAAEFGLSVSHFSRAFRVSTGLPPHQWLLHQRVKAAKQLMTVRELPLAEIALSAGFANQSHFTRVFSTVVGVSPGVWRRETLGASEDET from the coding sequence ATGGCACAGGCGAGCACCTTCGGACTGAGGGTCAGGCAGCAGTTGCGCCTGAGGGATGCGCCGCCCTCGCTGATCACGCGCTCAATGCGTGGCGTCGATCTCGCGGTCACCGAAACCCAGGACGATAACCCCGTGCCGGGCCTTTCCGGCTCGGTGGCCGATGAGGCCTATCTGGTCAGCCTGAAGCTTCACAATTACCCGGACTGCGAACTCTGGGATCACGGCAAGTGCGTCACGAAGGCGGACGTCCGAGCCGGTACAACGTATCTGTACGATCTCAGGAGCGATCCGGGTTTTGTCATCAACAAGCCGTTTCATTCCCTCCAGTTTTATCTTCCACGTTCAGCGCTCGACGTCATCGCCAAAGAATCCCGCACACCGCGTGTTGGCGACCTCGCCTGTCAGTTCGGCTTCGGCCATGACGACAAGGTCATGCGTCATATCGGGGCATCGCTGTTGGAAGGGCTGAGTCGGCCGGCCGAAGCCAACCAGCTTTTCATCGATCACATGATGCTGGCGTTCACCGCGCACATCGCCCAGGCCTATGGCGGACTGCAGCGCATCACCGTATCGAGCCGCGGCGGTCTCGCGGCGTGGCAAGTGAAGCGCGCCTGCGAAAAACTGGAATCCGATCTCGGCGGGCAGCTTTCGTTGCGGCAGATCGCGGCCGAGTTCGGCCTCTCAGTCAGCCATTTTTCGCGTGCATTTCGGGTTTCGACCGGTTTGCCGCCGCACCAGTGGCTGCTTCATCAGCGCGTGAAGGCGGCCAAGCAGTTGATGACGGTGCGCGAGCTGCCGCTGGCCGAGATTGCACTATCGGCCGGATTCGCCAATCAAAGCCACTTTACGCGGGTGTTCTCGACCGTCGTCGGCGTCAGCCCAGGCGTGTGGCGCCGCGAAACACTAGGCGCGTCGGAAGACGAGACGTAG
- a CDS encoding catalase family peroxidase, producing MPSGTATPASIVDALKAIAGDSPKVRASFAKGQCVHGAYIPSDRAEEITKSKSFTRPSRVLARFSVGGANPGVADTDKLALRGFSFRLGNVDNQSDILTQSAPVYHARTLDQMLAFLNAGIPGADGKPDLEKINAFSAANPETLHQANYIAAGPLPASFAGTTYWGVHAFPATNSMGETRFIKFKVTPVGGDITLTEDEAKAKSVDFLHEDLEHRIAAGDARFSVMALLDRPGDPTMDVTIRWPDEDRREALRLGTIVITAIEPNEACDAFFFDPANLAEGIGHPPDEIFAARSAAYAISFARRR from the coding sequence GTGCCGAGCGGCACTGCCACGCCCGCATCGATCGTCGACGCCCTAAAAGCGATAGCCGGCGATTCGCCAAAGGTGCGCGCGAGCTTTGCCAAGGGCCAGTGCGTCCATGGCGCCTATATCCCGTCGGATCGGGCGGAGGAGATAACGAAATCCAAGAGCTTCACAAGACCATCACGGGTGCTGGCGCGCTTCTCAGTCGGCGGCGCCAATCCCGGAGTGGCGGATACTGACAAGCTCGCGTTGCGCGGCTTCAGCTTCAGGCTCGGAAACGTAGATAATCAGTCCGACATTCTCACGCAGAGCGCTCCGGTGTATCATGCAAGGACGCTCGACCAGATGCTGGCGTTCCTCAACGCGGGCATTCCGGGAGCGGACGGCAAGCCGGATCTGGAGAAAATCAACGCATTCTCCGCCGCCAATCCCGAAACGCTGCACCAGGCTAATTACATCGCCGCGGGTCCGCTGCCGGCGAGCTTTGCGGGAACAACCTACTGGGGCGTGCACGCCTTTCCCGCGACGAATTCGATGGGGGAGACTCGGTTCATCAAGTTCAAGGTCACGCCCGTCGGCGGAGACATCACGCTGACGGAGGACGAGGCTAAGGCGAAGTCTGTGGATTTCCTGCACGAAGATCTCGAACATCGGATCGCCGCAGGCGATGCCCGCTTCAGCGTGATGGCGCTGCTCGATCGTCCCGGGGATCCCACCATGGACGTGACCATCCGTTGGCCAGACGAAGACAGACGAGAGGCGCTGCGGTTGGGAACAATCGTTATCACCGCCATCGAGCCGAACGAAGCGTGCGACGCCTTCTTCTTCGATCCCGCAAATCTCGCCGAAGGCATCGGTCATCCGCCTGACGAGATCTTCGCGGCGCGCAGCGCCGCCTACGCGATCTCGTTTGCGAGGCGTCGTTGA
- a CDS encoding branched-chain amino acid ABC transporter substrate-binding protein, whose product MTGCRGALPLLVSVLALAVAAPAAAQLGGKEVKIGIGGPLTTTSAGFGIEMKQAVDLAVDERNAAGGITGAKVLAIAVDDKADPEAGKAVAKGFCDDPSILGVVGHVNSGVAVATGQIYADCSLAVITPMASNPKVTESGFATIFRLTNRDDRKGPGLAHYLIEKMGKKRALVVDDGTPYGVGLADQFVAGFGSGGTVVARKSVKVGEKDFADFVKSWPKDFDVVFFAGIREGALILKEMRAEGLTQLFTCGDGCWDTKAFIQASEGAATKAEGVRILSAAPAIGTVPGSAEFGANYTAKYGPINNYAASSYDSARVLMVAIADAAKAKEGVPTRADVVAALRKLTFQGIAYARPVQWTEKGDNKSAVIFVNTVEGDHFKPIDQIGE is encoded by the coding sequence ATGACCGGTTGTCGCGGCGCTCTCCCCTTGCTTGTGTCCGTTCTTGCCCTGGCGGTCGCGGCCCCCGCCGCCGCGCAGTTGGGCGGCAAGGAAGTCAAGATCGGCATTGGCGGGCCGCTCACGACGACCTCGGCCGGTTTCGGCATCGAGATGAAACAGGCCGTCGACCTCGCCGTCGATGAGCGCAACGCGGCCGGCGGCATCACCGGCGCCAAGGTTTTGGCCATAGCGGTCGACGACAAGGCCGACCCCGAAGCCGGAAAGGCGGTGGCCAAGGGCTTTTGCGATGATCCGTCCATTCTCGGCGTGGTCGGCCACGTCAACAGCGGCGTTGCCGTCGCGACGGGGCAGATCTACGCCGACTGCTCGCTTGCGGTGATCACGCCGATGGCGTCGAACCCGAAAGTGACGGAGAGCGGCTTTGCCACCATCTTCCGACTGACCAACCGCGACGACAGGAAGGGGCCGGGTCTGGCGCACTATCTCATCGAGAAGATGGGCAAGAAGCGCGCGCTCGTGGTCGACGACGGCACGCCCTATGGCGTCGGACTGGCCGATCAGTTCGTCGCCGGTTTTGGCAGCGGCGGCACTGTTGTGGCGCGCAAATCGGTGAAGGTGGGCGAGAAGGATTTTGCCGATTTCGTCAAGTCGTGGCCAAAGGATTTTGACGTGGTGTTCTTTGCCGGCATACGCGAAGGAGCGCTGATCCTGAAAGAGATGCGTGCAGAAGGATTGACGCAACTGTTCACCTGCGGGGACGGCTGCTGGGACACCAAGGCATTCATTCAGGCATCCGAAGGCGCCGCTACGAAAGCGGAAGGTGTTCGCATTCTCTCCGCCGCGCCCGCGATCGGGACCGTTCCCGGCAGCGCCGAGTTCGGCGCGAATTACACGGCGAAGTACGGGCCGATCAACAACTATGCGGCAAGCTCCTACGATTCGGCGCGCGTGCTGATGGTTGCGATCGCTGATGCCGCCAAGGCGAAGGAAGGTGTGCCGACGCGTGCTGACGTCGTGGCGGCGCTTCGCAAGCTGACTTTCCAGGGCATCGCCTATGCGAGGCCGGTGCAATGGACCGAGAAGGGCGACAACAAGTCCGCCGTGATCTTCGTCAATACGGTCGAGGGCGACCATTTCAAGCCGATCGATCAGATCGGCGAATGA